The Actinoplanes sp. N902-109 genomic interval GGGCGACGCGGATGCCGATGGCTGCCACCTTGCGGTCGGGTCCGCGCTCGTCGGCCCGCACCCAGGCCCCGCTGCGCCCCTCGACCCGCTCGGCGGTCACCCCGAACTCGGCGCACACGTCGATCAGCATCTGCTCGATGCGCCGGACGTAGGCGACCACGTCGATCGGGTCGGCGAGCTTGACGATCGGATAGCCGACCAGCTGCCCCGGGCCGTGCCAGGTGATCTTGCCGCCCCGGTCGACGTCGACCACCGGGGTGCCGTCCATCGGGCGGTCCAGCGGCTCGGTGCGCTTGCCGGCGGTGAACACGCTGGGGTGCTCGAGCAGCAGGATCGTGTCGGGCTGGGTGCCCGCCACCACGGCGTCGTGCAGACGGCGCTGCTCGTCCCAGGCCTCGCGATAGTCGACCAGGCCCGGACGCAGCACCTGCAGCGTGGAAGTCGTCACGCCCCCAGCCTAACGCCGGGTTCAGCTGCCGTAGTTGTCGGCGCCGTCACCCGGCACCGACATGGGGTCGACGCCCGGCCGCACCCGCCAGACCAGCACGTCGTCGACCCGCTCGCCCGGCCCGAACAGCTCGGTCATGGTGCGCACCAGCGCCGCCCGGAACAGCACGCCGTCCCGGCCGGTGATCTCGTCCGGGATGAACAGCGCGTGGATGTCCCAGTACACCAGGTCCTCGCGGACGCGGGCCCGGTCGAAGTTGTCGATGTCGTCCAGGTAGCCGGTCGTCGCCGCCCGCAGGAACATCCAGTCGGTACGCCGCGGCAGCGCACCCACCCGGCCGGTGCCGTTGGGCCCGCCCGGTCCGAGGAAGTAGCCGTCGGGGATGCGGAAGAGCTCACCACCCCGGGCCATCGTGTACGCCTGCCAGCGCTGGGCGTCCGGAGCACTGCTGGCGCCGTACGGGAGGGCACTCATCACCTGCCCGTCCGACACGAACCGCTTCCAGGCGCCGTCGGCGATGAACTTCGGCTCGGGCGAACGCTCGCTGGTGAGCACCGGGGTCGGGAAGATCGGCACCAGCGCGACCGCGAACGCCACGCTCCACAGCACCCGGTCGCGCCGGCGTCCCGGACTGCTGCGGAGGACCCGCTCGGACAGCAGCGCCAGCACGACGCCGATGACGCACACCACCACCAGCGCCAGCCGGGCCGGTAGGGCCGAGTCGAAGATCGGCAGGTGCTGCACCGCAGCGTAGAGCAGCGGGACGTCATACTCCTTGGTGAACCAGTTGAGCCGCGGGCCCAGCGACAGCACCGCGAAGAGCAGGCCGACGATGGTCAGCGAGCGCATCAGCGCCTTGCGCGTGCGGTCGGCGCGCCACCACAGCAGGACCGTCCCGGCCACGACCAGCAGCAGCAGCGGGACACCGAAGAACGACGCCCCCTCGGTCTGGTTGGACGCCAGGTCGCCGCGCTGCAGCCCGAACGCCCCGGCGATCGACCGGAACGGGTAGACCCCGTAGCCGGCCAGGTCCTCGACATATTTGCGCTGGTCAAAACCGGTTCCCTGGTACGACCCGGGGCCGGCGAAGTGCATGTGCAGCGGATAGGCGAGCAACGCCCCCGCGATGACCACACTGACGCCGAGGGCGGCCAGGGCTCGCGGCGCCGCCCGGCGGATCTGCGGCCAGGTGGCCCGCGAGCTGCCCCACGCGATCACGAACACGATCGCCGCCATCGCGATGTAGAAGAGCATCTCCGGCGCGATGGAGAACGCCACGCTGATCAGCAGGCCGAGCACGATGCCGTTGAGCAGCCACCGGGGCGAGGTGCGCAGCCGGATCACCCACCAGAGCAGCACCGGCGCGAGCCAGCCGGCCGTCCAGTTCAGATGACCGTTGGCGTGGGCGATCCAGCCCGGGGCGAAGCCGCAGAACAAAGCGCCGAGCAAGGCCGAGAGGCGATGCGGTACGGCGAACCGGCGCAGGAACAGATACCAGGCGAAGGACGAGCCGGCGAGATTCAGCGTGAGGATCGTCACGTACGTCAGCGAGGGGCCGGCCAGATAGGTCAGTGGCGCGAACAGGATCGCGTACACGGTGATGGACGTGTTGGCCGCGAGGTTCACCCCGCCCGGCGCGTTCATCAGCGTGGTCCAGAACGGGTCGGCGCCGTGCCGCAGGATCTGCACGCCGTAGGCCAGCACCCACTCGAAGAAGGCGTGGTCACCCTCGTTGTAGCTGACCGCGCGCCGCCACGGGTCGGACCAGATGCCCGAGGTGATCCAGTAGGCCATTCCCAGGCAGAGTGCGGCCACGGCGGCATCGCGCCACCACGGCCGGATCCGGCGGGCAGCCTTCCCCCGCGCCGGCGCGGGAGCGTCGGCGACGTCGGGAACGGTGGGTGCTACGGCCACCCGTGAGAAGTTATCAGTGCCGCGTGAAATTCATGTTCCCAGCGGGCGTACTGAGATCATTTCGGATCGATACCGGGGCGGATGCGCCACAGCAGCACGTCACCGACCCGCTCCGGCTCGCCGAGCAACGCCGTCGCGGTCATCTCGGTGGCGGAACGGAACAGCGCCGAGTGCGAGCCCTGGATCTGGTCGGGCAGGAAGACCGCCTGCACGTTCCAGTACTTGAAGTCCTCGCGCGCCTGCTGCCGGTCCACGCTGCCGATCGGGGCCACCTCGCCGTAGAACGCGGCCTTGAAGAACAACCAGTCCGTCCAGCGCGACTCGGCGCCGATCCGGCCGGTGCCGTCCGGGCCGCCCGGACCCAGGAAATAACCGTCGGGGATGCGGAACTGCTTGCCCGCCCGCGCCATCGTGTACGCCTGCCAGCGCTGCCCGTCCGCGGTGTCGGTGGTGGCGAACGGCAGCGCCGAGATGACGCCGTTGTCGCCCACGTAGTCACGCCAGATGCCGTTGGCGATGAACGCGGGCTCGGGCGTGCGCCGCTCGGTCAGCACCGGCATCGGTACCAGCGGCAGCAGGGCGAGGGCATAGGCGGCCGCCCAGGCGGTGTGCGCGGGCACCGACGGCAGTGGCTCGGTCAGCAGCCGCTCGGTGAGCAGCGCCAGCACGATGCCGAACACGCCGGCCACCACCAGGGCGAAGCGGGCGGGCAGGGCCGAGTCGAACAGCGGGAGGTGCAGCAGGGCCTCGTACGGCAGCCGGATCTGGGTCTCGTCCTTGAAGAACCTGAGCCCCGGCCCCCAGGACAGCACCAGGAAGACCACGCCGACCGTGCTCAGCGCGGCGAGGGTGGCCCGCCGGCCGGCGTCGGCGCGCCGCCACAGCACCACGAGGGCGAGCGGGATGAGGATCATCAGGCCCCACCCGAAGTACGACGTCTCCTCGGTCGGGTTGGGCGCGAGGTCGTTGCCCACGCCCAGCCAGCCGGCGATCGACCGGGTCGGGTACTCGAAGTACGCCCCGACGTCCTCGACGTAGTAATACTGGTTGAAGCCGGTGCCGGTGAACGTGCGCGGCCCGGCGAAGTGCATGTAGAGCGGGTACATCAGCAGGCCGGCGGCGATCACCGCGGCCGTGACCAGCCCCTTGAGCACGGTGGTCAGCGCGGCCCGGGCCTCGTTCCGGGTTGCCGGGGCCAGCGACCACACGACCAGGAACACCGCACTGGCCAGCGCGGTGAAGAACAGCCCCTCGGCGGCGATCGAGAAGCCGACCGCGATCACGACGCCGAGCACCACGCCGTTGCGGATCCAGTGGTCGCGTTCACGCAGCTTGA includes:
- the lipB gene encoding lipoyl(octanoyl) transferase LipB, yielding MTTSTLQVLRPGLVDYREAWDEQRRLHDAVVAGTQPDTILLLEHPSVFTAGKRTEPLDRPMDGTPVVDVDRGGKITWHGPGQLVGYPIVKLADPIDVVAYVRRIEQMLIDVCAEFGVTAERVEGRSGAWVRADERGPDRKVAAIGIRVARGVTQHGFAINSDCDLSNFDRFVPCGIRDAGVTSLSWELGRPVTVADVLPVVEKHLPALLS
- a CDS encoding DUF2029 domain-containing protein, which encodes MSVVEAAPSESAEPPPGPGGRLRARVLSWRAHLIFGVLAIALAAYETNGLWRDPTGRVLVENKGDQAFFEWLFGYGVYTLSHGADPFYTHMMNAPLGVNLAANTSITVYTTLFAPLTFLAGPQVSFVTVLTLNLAGSAFAWWLFLRRFLVRNKVAAGVGGLFIGFAPGFVSHANGHLNWTAGWVAPVVLWWVLKLRERDHWIRNGVVLGVVIAVGFSIAAEGLFFTALASAVFLVVWSLAPATRNEARAALTTVLKGLVTAAVIAAGLLMYPLYMHFAGPRTFTGTGFNQYYYVEDVGAYFEYPTRSIAGWLGVGNDLAPNPTEETSYFGWGLMILIPLALVVLWRRADAGRRATLAALSTVGVVFLVLSWGPGLRFFKDETQIRLPYEALLHLPLFDSALPARFALVVAGVFGIVLALLTERLLTEPLPSVPAHTAWAAAYALALLPLVPMPVLTERRTPEPAFIANGIWRDYVGDNGVISALPFATTDTADGQRWQAYTMARAGKQFRIPDGYFLGPGGPDGTGRIGAESRWTDWLFFKAAFYGEVAPIGSVDRQQAREDFKYWNVQAVFLPDQIQGSHSALFRSATEMTATALLGEPERVGDVLLWRIRPGIDPK